The Rhineura floridana isolate rRhiFlo1 chromosome 10, rRhiFlo1.hap2, whole genome shotgun sequence genome includes a region encoding these proteins:
- the CRTAP gene encoding cartilage-associated protein: protein MWSRRLLLAAFCLVLPGVQAQYERYSFRSFPRDELMPLESAYRYGLDQYSNENWPESVSYLEVSLRLYRLLRDSEAFCHLNCSSVRMENTEAGADGQGLLPPDRFDGFPELRYFGDMLRRAQCLKRCKQGLPAFRQSQASREVLEEFQRRDPYRFLQFAYFKANNLPKAIAAAHTFLLKHPDDEMMKRNMAYYKSMPDAEDYIKDLETKSYENLFVRAVRAYNGENWRTSITDMELALPDFYKAYDDCIAACEGSREITDFKEFYLSIADYYIEVLECKLKCEIDLTPVIGGYVVEKFVATMYHYLQFAYYKLNDLKNAASCVVSYMLFDQKDEVMKQNLVYYQYHKDKWGLTDEDFQPRPEAVRYYNITTLQKEMYEFAKENVMDDDEGEVVEYLDELLEVDGTQ, encoded by the exons ATGTGGAGCCGCCGGCTGCTCCTGGCGGCGTTCTGCCTCGTCTTGCCCGGGGTGCAGGCTCAGTACGAGCGCTATAGCTTCAGGAGCTTCCCGCGCGATGAGCTGATGCCCTTGGAGTCCGCCTACCGCTATGGCCTGGACCAGTATAGCAATGAGAACTGGCCGGAGAGCGTCAGCTACCTGGAGGTGAGCCTGAGGCTTTACCGCCTCCTGCGGGACAGCGAGGCCTTCTGTCACCTCAACTGCAGCTCCGTCCGTATGGAGAACACAGAGGCCGGCGCGGACGGCCAGGGGCTTCTGCCGCCTGACCGCTTCGACGGCTTCCCGGAGTTGCGCTACTTTGGGGACATGCTGCGCAGGGCACAGTGCCTCAAACGCTGCAAGCAAGGACTCCCGGCCTTCCGCCAATCCCAGGCCAGCCGGGAAGTACTTGAGGAATTCCAGCGCCGCGACCCGTACAGGTTCCTACAGTTTGCCTACTTCAAG GCAAATAACCTTCCAAAAGCCATTGCAGCAGCACACACATTTCTTCTGAAACATCCTGACGATGAGATGATGAAAAGGAATATGGCATACTATAAAAGCATGCCCGATGCTGAAGACTATATTAAAGATTTAGAAACCAAATCATACGAG AATCTCTTTGTCAGGGCAGTAAGGGCATACAATGGCGAAAACTGGAGGACTTCCATCACAGATATGGAGCTGGCTCTTCCTGATTTCTACAAAGCCTATGATGATTGCATAGCTGCCTGTGAAGGGTCCCGGGAGATCACAGATTTTAAAGAATTCTATCTTTCTATAGCAG ATTACTACATTGAAGTTCTTGAGTGCAAACTGAAGTGTGAAATTGATCTCACACCTGTCATAGGAGGCTATGTTGTGGAAAAATTCGTAGCAACCATGTACCACTACTTGCAGTTTGCCTATTATAAAT TGAATGATCTGAAGAACGCAGCATCATGTGTCGTTAGTTATATGCTGTTTGACCAGAAAGATGAAGTGATGAAACAGAATCTAGTCTACTATCAATATCATAAAGACAAATGGGGACTCACAGATGAAGACTTCCAGCCTAGACCT GAAGCTGTTCGCTATTACAATATAACAACACTTCAGAAAGAAATGTATGAATTTGCTAAAGAGAATGTGATGGATGATGATGAA